A part of Myxococcus landrumus genomic DNA contains:
- a CDS encoding biotin-dependent carboxyltransferase family protein: MMAGWLDITGMAGPVMVQDGGRPGQMHHGVPPGGALVPELLAMANRAVGNAWSAAALECMGPLEVCARGRALRVSVDGRPSFPLSEGERFRVPAPERSSVSYVAVDGGLEVPQVLGGQGTLLVARLGGHEGRLLRPGDSLPVGATRASPESVELSFPWEDERPIRLTMGPDTEDFDALMAASLLGSTFTVSNTSDRVGMRLQGPALAHGDEGASTSRPMVRGAIQVTLSGEPIVLGPDHPTTGGYPLIATVIRADWGRLGARRPGATVEFQAVTRDEARDAWSEYVRRFRGST; encoded by the coding sequence ATGATGGCGGGCTGGCTGGATATCACGGGCATGGCGGGGCCCGTCATGGTGCAGGACGGCGGAAGGCCTGGGCAGATGCATCACGGCGTTCCGCCCGGCGGAGCACTGGTGCCGGAGCTGCTCGCGATGGCCAATCGCGCGGTGGGCAATGCCTGGAGCGCGGCGGCGCTGGAGTGCATGGGACCCCTGGAGGTGTGCGCTCGCGGCAGGGCCCTGCGCGTCTCGGTGGATGGGCGCCCCTCGTTCCCGCTGTCCGAGGGTGAGCGCTTCCGGGTGCCCGCGCCCGAGCGTTCCAGCGTCAGCTACGTCGCGGTGGACGGAGGGCTGGAGGTGCCCCAGGTCCTCGGTGGACAAGGCACGCTCCTGGTCGCGCGGCTGGGGGGACATGAAGGCCGGCTGCTGAGGCCCGGAGACTCGCTTCCCGTCGGAGCCACCCGCGCGAGCCCCGAGTCCGTGGAGCTGTCGTTCCCCTGGGAGGACGAGCGCCCCATCCGGCTGACGATGGGCCCAGACACGGAGGACTTCGACGCGCTGATGGCGGCCTCGCTCTTGGGGAGCACCTTCACGGTGTCGAACACGAGCGACCGCGTGGGCATGCGGCTCCAAGGCCCCGCGCTGGCGCACGGCGACGAAGGCGCGAGCACGTCCCGCCCCATGGTGCGAGGCGCCATCCAGGTGACGCTCTCGGGCGAGCCCATCGTCCTCGGGCCGGACCACCCCACCACGGGGGGCTATCCCCTCATCGCCACCGTCATCCGCGCGGACTGGGGACGCCTGGGCGCACGACGTCCGGGCGCCACCGTCGAGTTCCAGGCCGTGACGCGGGACGAAGCACGCGACGCATGGAGCGAATACGTGCGGCGCTTCCGAGGAAGCACCTGA
- a CDS encoding sensor histidine kinase, whose protein sequence is MRTFQERPPLEALTFDDTRVLLEVVRELAHLRELEDIIASVRRAARQLSGADGVTFVLREGDLVHYADEDAIAPLWKGRRFPVDACISGWTILNDEPAIIEDVFADERVSCEAYRTTFVKCLVMVPVRRTAPVGAIGAYWAERRELGTREVALLQTLADSAAVAVENGRLYEAERKARRAAESQMRLRGELLAMVSHDLRNPLGVISMTSSLLAPFVSSHHERARQHLDTLNRSALRMERLIHDLLDFAAIEGGGFRVRRVSLSLSRLLEQASELEPLALERGIGLEVRLPERDVEVWCDPDRIHQVFSNLVGNAVRFTPPGGRITVMAEVRSGQVALSVEDTGSGIAPEMLPVVFDRFRRPMTPAPGSGVGLGLSITRGIVEAHGGEVSVRSHLGRGTTFTFSLPREDEAVQGQVSS, encoded by the coding sequence TTGCGAACGTTTCAGGAGCGTCCGCCGCTCGAGGCACTGACGTTCGATGACACCCGCGTGCTGCTCGAGGTCGTGCGAGAGCTGGCGCACCTGCGGGAGCTCGAGGACATCATCGCGAGCGTGCGCCGCGCGGCGCGGCAGCTCAGCGGCGCGGATGGCGTCACCTTCGTCCTGAGGGAAGGCGACCTGGTCCACTACGCGGACGAGGACGCCATCGCGCCCCTGTGGAAGGGGCGGCGCTTCCCCGTCGATGCGTGCATCTCCGGCTGGACCATCCTGAATGACGAGCCGGCCATCATCGAGGATGTCTTCGCGGATGAGCGCGTCTCGTGCGAGGCCTACCGCACGACCTTCGTGAAGTGTCTGGTCATGGTGCCGGTGCGGCGCACGGCCCCGGTGGGTGCCATTGGAGCCTATTGGGCGGAGCGGCGCGAGCTGGGGACGCGGGAGGTGGCGCTCCTCCAGACGCTCGCGGACTCCGCCGCGGTGGCGGTGGAGAATGGCCGGCTGTACGAGGCGGAGCGCAAGGCTCGCCGGGCCGCGGAGTCGCAGATGCGATTGCGAGGCGAGCTGTTGGCGATGGTGTCGCATGACTTGCGCAATCCGCTGGGCGTCATCTCGATGACGTCCTCGCTCCTGGCGCCGTTCGTGTCCTCGCACCATGAACGGGCGCGCCAGCACCTGGACACGCTCAATCGCTCCGCGCTTCGCATGGAGCGGCTCATCCATGACCTGCTCGACTTCGCGGCCATCGAAGGGGGTGGCTTCCGCGTGCGGCGTGTCTCGCTGTCGCTCTCACGGCTGTTGGAGCAGGCGTCGGAGCTGGAGCCGCTGGCCCTGGAGCGAGGCATCGGGCTGGAGGTGCGGCTGCCCGAGCGGGATGTCGAGGTGTGGTGCGACCCGGACCGAATCCATCAGGTGTTCTCCAACCTGGTGGGCAACGCCGTCCGCTTCACGCCGCCCGGTGGACGCATCACCGTCATGGCGGAGGTGCGCTCGGGACAGGTCGCGCTGAGCGTCGAGGACACGGGCTCGGGCATCGCCCCCGAGATGCTGCCCGTGGTGTTCGACCGCTTCCGTCGCCCCATGACGCCTGCTCCCGGGAGCGGCGTGGGGCTGGGGCTCTCCATCACCCGAGGCATCGTGGAAGCCCACGGCGGTGAGGTGAGCGTGCGCAGCCACCTGGGGCGGGGGACGACGTTCACCTTCTCGCTCCCCCGGGAGGACGAGGCGGTTCAGGGGCAGGTGAGCTCGTAG
- a CDS encoding GNAT family N-acetyltransferase: protein MRLHTERLILRDFQREDTATVLAYQSKAAYLEHYERPPPTEEEARAFVDMLCRWAEEEPRSKYQLAITLDGGRVIGTCGVRKAAPGDTVAEYGCELDPACWRHGYALEASRKLLTWSFDTLGLQKLFALTRPQNLSAIRLAEALGFHRVEDGRYELTCP, encoded by the coding sequence ATGCGGCTGCACACCGAACGGCTCATCCTCCGCGACTTCCAACGCGAGGACACCGCCACCGTCCTCGCCTATCAGTCGAAGGCCGCCTATCTCGAGCACTACGAGCGGCCACCGCCCACGGAAGAAGAAGCCCGCGCCTTCGTGGACATGTTGTGCCGCTGGGCCGAGGAAGAGCCGCGCTCGAAGTACCAGCTCGCCATCACCCTGGACGGCGGCCGGGTGATTGGCACCTGTGGCGTGCGCAAGGCGGCGCCGGGCGACACCGTGGCGGAGTACGGCTGCGAGCTCGACCCGGCCTGCTGGCGACACGGCTACGCGCTCGAGGCCTCACGGAAGCTGCTCACGTGGAGCTTCGACACGCTGGGCCTCCAGAAGCTCTTCGCCCTCACCCGCCCCCAGAACCTGAGCGCCATCCGACTCGCGGAGGCCCTGGGCTTCCACCGCGTCGAGGACGGCCGCTACGAGCTCACCTGCCCCTGA
- a CDS encoding LamB/YcsF family protein produces the protein MTECLLNIDLGELPDEDERLYAFAQVANIACGAHAGDDASMRRALELCARHGTRACAHPSYEDREGFGRRALDVAPDILRGQVASQCARLARLAREQRVPVVFVKPHGALYHAANASPELARALVAGVVDALGSGITLIAPPTGALRDAAIDAGLPHAREAFADRGTRPDGSLIPRGQPGAVLTDVEKVRDNAVRLATHGEVDTLCVHGDTPGAVELAREVRSTLDALSLPIQPLGDGALRFSLPDTVERRAAREVLKALPGVVDAVVTEQHACVYFDPGAPPEEPRLALARLLYAPQAMAERALVTLRIRYDGPDLEKVAARAGLSVDDVARLHAAREYTVRCVGFLPGFAYLGELDPRIVVPRLPTPRMRVPALAVGIAGARTGVYPFASPGGWSLIGTAMDFTAFHPDRGAVLQLGDRVRFERVG, from the coding sequence ATGACGGAGTGCCTCCTCAACATCGACCTGGGTGAGCTGCCCGACGAGGACGAACGGCTCTACGCCTTCGCCCAGGTGGCCAACATCGCCTGTGGCGCTCATGCCGGTGACGATGCCTCCATGCGCCGCGCCCTGGAGCTCTGCGCGCGCCATGGCACTCGCGCCTGCGCGCACCCGTCCTACGAGGACCGCGAGGGCTTCGGACGGCGAGCCCTCGACGTGGCGCCCGACATCCTGCGCGGCCAGGTGGCGAGCCAGTGCGCGCGCCTCGCCAGGCTGGCCCGCGAGCAGCGAGTGCCCGTCGTCTTCGTCAAGCCGCACGGCGCGCTGTACCACGCGGCCAATGCCTCACCCGAGCTGGCGCGGGCGTTGGTCGCGGGAGTGGTGGACGCGCTCGGTTCAGGCATCACCCTCATCGCGCCGCCCACGGGTGCGCTGCGAGACGCCGCCATCGACGCGGGCCTGCCCCACGCGCGTGAAGCCTTCGCGGACCGGGGCACCCGGCCGGATGGCTCGCTGATTCCCCGGGGCCAACCTGGCGCGGTCCTCACGGACGTCGAGAAGGTGCGTGACAATGCCGTGCGCCTCGCGACCCACGGAGAGGTCGACACGCTCTGCGTGCATGGCGACACGCCCGGAGCGGTGGAGCTGGCTCGCGAGGTGCGCTCCACGCTGGATGCGCTGTCACTTCCCATCCAACCGCTGGGCGACGGCGCGCTGCGCTTCTCGCTGCCCGACACCGTGGAGCGGAGAGCCGCGCGCGAGGTGCTCAAGGCCCTGCCCGGCGTCGTCGATGCCGTCGTCACGGAGCAACACGCGTGCGTGTACTTCGACCCTGGCGCGCCCCCGGAGGAGCCTCGACTGGCCCTGGCGCGGCTGCTGTACGCGCCCCAGGCCATGGCGGAGCGGGCGCTCGTCACGCTGCGCATCCGCTACGACGGCCCCGACCTGGAGAAGGTCGCCGCGCGCGCGGGACTGTCCGTGGACGACGTGGCCCGGCTCCACGCGGCTCGCGAGTACACCGTCCGCTGCGTGGGCTTCCTCCCCGGCTTCGCGTACCTGGGTGAGCTGGACCCGCGCATCGTCGTGCCTCGGCTGCCCACGCCGCGCATGCGGGTGCCCGCGCTCGCGGTGGGCATCGCGGGGGCACGCACGGGGGTGTATCCCTTCGCCTCTCCGGGCGGATGGAGCTTGATTGGCACGGCCATGGACTTCACGGCCTTCCACCCGGACCGGGGCGCGGTGTTGCAGCTCGGTGACCGGGTGCGCTTCGAACGGGTGGGATGA
- a CDS encoding c-type cytochrome, whose protein sequence is MRGPLGSTLLLCALLAGCASTVQAPYPAIRADSSPAALERGAAIFHASCEACHRGGDVQTASGAPLHELPSYMGRFHASNLTSHPTAGIGAVTDEELARAIRYAVSRDGRLMVMPSYGMGDKDLAAVLGFMRSNHPLFAPEAKPAPRSEFSFIGGLGFRFITGNEPVQRPPIGIPVPPKGPTLEYGRYMAHDVYDCASCHTPGFSPEKTSDDEVFSGGMAFKDAEGNEVLSSNITFHGTGLAHWTLEDFTRAVRDGIAPDGSAVRMPMPRFRGMDSDEARALYDYLRSMPPRKNAVEGARPRLTATFQRPAWVAAAPGGEAPSSTASTPDAPVPSPAPVDAAKLFTQFGCVACHAPGARYHAQMARAAGRTEEELVQWIRTPARFQPGTPMPTYEELLDVATARALAQWVKSGGPATLASATH, encoded by the coding sequence ATGCGCGGTCCCCTTGGGAGCACCTTGTTGCTGTGCGCCTTGCTGGCGGGGTGCGCGAGCACCGTCCAGGCGCCCTACCCCGCCATTCGCGCGGACAGCTCTCCCGCGGCGCTCGAGCGGGGCGCCGCCATCTTCCACGCGAGCTGCGAAGCCTGTCATCGCGGCGGGGACGTGCAGACGGCTTCGGGTGCGCCGCTGCATGAGCTGCCGTCGTACATGGGGCGCTTTCACGCCTCCAACCTGACCTCACATCCCACGGCGGGCATCGGCGCCGTGACGGACGAGGAGCTGGCGCGCGCCATCCGCTACGCGGTGAGCCGGGATGGACGGCTGATGGTGATGCCCAGCTACGGGATGGGGGACAAGGACCTGGCGGCGGTGCTGGGCTTCATGCGGTCGAACCATCCGCTCTTCGCGCCCGAAGCGAAGCCCGCGCCTCGCTCCGAGTTCAGCTTCATCGGGGGACTGGGCTTCCGCTTCATCACGGGGAATGAGCCGGTGCAGCGTCCGCCCATCGGCATCCCCGTGCCGCCCAAGGGGCCAACGCTGGAGTACGGCCGGTACATGGCCCACGACGTCTATGACTGTGCGTCGTGTCACACGCCGGGCTTCAGTCCGGAGAAGACGTCGGACGACGAGGTCTTCTCCGGAGGCATGGCCTTCAAGGATGCGGAGGGGAACGAGGTCCTCTCCAGCAACATCACGTTCCACGGGACGGGGCTCGCGCACTGGACGCTGGAGGACTTCACGCGCGCGGTGCGCGACGGCATCGCCCCGGACGGGTCCGCGGTGCGGATGCCCATGCCTCGCTTTCGCGGCATGGACAGCGATGAAGCACGGGCGCTCTATGACTATCTGCGCTCGATGCCGCCCCGGAAGAACGCGGTGGAGGGCGCGAGGCCCCGGCTCACCGCCACATTCCAACGTCCGGCCTGGGTGGCGGCGGCGCCCGGTGGAGAGGCCCCAAGCTCGACGGCGAGCACCCCAGACGCGCCCGTGCCCTCACCCGCTCCCGTGGATGCCGCGAAGCTCTTCACCCAGTTCGGATGTGTGGCCTGCCATGCCCCAGGGGCCCGCTACCATGCGCAGATGGCTCGCGCGGCGGGGCGCACCGAGGAGGAGCTGGTGCAGTGGATTCGGACCCCGGCACGGTTCCAGCCGGGCACGCCGATGCCCACCTATGAGGAGCTGCTCGACGTCGCCACCGCGCGGGCCCTGGCCCAGTGGGTGAAATCCGGCGGCCCCGCCACGCTGGCCTCCGCCACGCACTGA